The genomic DNA GTAATATAATAGTTATGTCGTCCCTGGGACAGGCGGAGGAGGAGTCCTCCCACACAGCCTCACCTTGGTTTTCTCAGGcatctcagcaggaaaccattGCTCATGGAAGCTCTGCCGTTTGCAGTTTCTTGTATCTGGGCTGAAGTGAGTCAGTTCCCCAGAATGCTGAGGGCAGTCCATTGACATCAGAAGTAGGGAATAGTTGTCAGTTGATTGTGAAAGAGACTCTCTGTTCATTGAGCCTGAGGCTCCTCATTTAAACATGAGCTTCCTGGCAACCCACGGGTGTCTGGATGCCTAAATAGGACAGTGGGGAAAGTGATCATTGTTGGATTTAATCTTGATAAAGGTAGGCTTTCACGCTGCTACAGAGAGATCAGCAAGCAGACAGTTCCCTCCCGTCCCCTTATGCTATTTCAAGCACACAAGACAAAAAGGGTATTGGAGGAAACACGGCAAAATGAGGAAGACACAATTGTTGAGCAGAAGCATCTAGTCACAGTGAAGCTGTTGCCATTACGTGAAGCCAAGTCACATAGCAAGCAGTTCATACACTGTTTACGAAAGCAAACATCCCAACAAAGTGTTCATTCCTGTTTTTGTCAAAACAACAGTCACACAGAAGGTATGAGATACCACTGAGCTTTTAAGCACTGTGTTAAGACAGTTATTATTAATGCAGGTGTGCTGTCTGAAAAGTATTGGACAGTGCACACAGTAGTAGTACATGAAAAACTGGATAAAACAAGAAACAGCCAAGTAACTAGGTGCCACGTGAGTTTGCAGGGCAGAGTCAGGTGTTATGGGTTGTTTGAAGAGGACTGTTCAGCTAAAACTGCCTGTATAAGCAATATGTAGTGTGGAGATGTGCTATGAGTGCGTGACACATGATTaaggaccacacacacacacttttcaacATGAATACTGCCAGTTTCATGTGAGAAAATGACATCCAAGTGAGACCCCTTCAATGCTGACTGTTGAAACTGCAACAGGGATGCAGCATGGTTGATCATATTATTGAAAATGCAATGTTTTGAGCTGCACTGATCAATATTTGTGTATGAACAATAGATTAAGTGACTCTGTGTCAATTGGGACTTTGGTTTTATGGCCTAATGGCAACTTTACTGATTTGGTTCACCCTCACCGCTCTCATCAGTAATGTTTCCATCCACAGCAAGGAGCTAGAAAACAGCTTTGAAAAAGCCAATGTACACTTCCTGCCCAGCACTAAATATCAGACTGACAAAGGTAGCGATTAGTTAACATTAAAGTTAGCTAACAGTTAGAGGCTGTGTCTGAAATCACTCCCTCGTTCACTTATTCACTACTCCCTATATAATGGACACACATgtattgcattgtgggattgttaGCAGAAAGTAGCGAAAACAATACTTTTGTCTTTCCATTGTGGATTTTCTTATTGAAATTCTTATGAAATTCACACACCCAGAAGTTAGACAATCAGTCAGAGACTAGCTAACATTGAGGAGCATTTAGCTGCTCAGAAGCCAGgtaggagttggtggagaccttAACAGTGCTAATAGGAGAATGATTAGTGGACATATATTTGTTGGGTGGCCAGAGACATGAGAccatgtctgctggatgtgtaattAGGCTACTGTTTACATTCACTAACAACTGTATATGGTGATAGTATGCCAATGTGTTTACAGGTTGTTCCACTGTCCCTAAGTAGCCCAAAATGTCACTTtaaattctgtttttgtttattatattattcccTTGTTAGTGCATCCTTTGACAATAGACCAAAGTCCATGTCATGATCCAAGTTATCTTAAATGTGAACTCGAAGAAGACAGAAATATTTCCCTGGTGAAAATTGTCAGCACTTCACTAAAAGGACAGTTTAAAGAATATACAAACAAGCAAAAGTGGGTGTAGTATTATGAATTGGCTGGTATTTAACGTCATTTAGAGTCtttctttgctgttttgttttaGAAACTGATGGACTGTTGAAAGTGCTCACTGTGGTATAGTATAGTTGCCAGCCAGTTGTTGTACATAAGACTCCATGAGTGTTGTAAGCAGCTGAAGAGGCCTGTTGCTGTGATACCACAACGTAGCTACCCTGAAACTCGCTCACTAGAGACCACAGGAATGTCCTCATTCTCCGTATCTCTCTTTTTTGATTCAAACTTTCCCTCTGTTGGTTGCACTCTCTTTTTGTCAGTCATTCTCACTTTCTTTGTGTCCGTTCTTGGCATGTGCAAGCAGAGCCCAATAGTACTTTTCCTCTCGTTCTCTTTCTCCCATGCACACTCATGCGGAGGGAGAGAGCAGACCCCAGCATTATGCACACAGACATGACAATCTGTCACTGACACAGGCCAATGCAAACAATGGGAGTGATGCATGTGGCAAAATGAGAACGCAGAGAGGGGTAGTAAGACACCCCCGCTTTTTGCTCCCTCACATACACATCAGCTTTcacatataaatacatacacactgCTTTGTTGCCATGACAGCAGGGTTTCTTTTATTTGGGCATGGTGCCTTTCCCATGCAGAAACAGTTCATTAAAAAGTGTACCTGCCCTCCCCTGTTCCTAGTTAGCTGTCAACCTATTACTGTAGATGGATTTCCATCTCCTGCAGTAAATGGAGAGGGATTATGTTTTCTTCTGTGCTCGTTTACTGGCCTTTAGCTCTTTCTGCACTCTGATTCAGCCAACAGAGGAAGTAGGCTGGTCCCAACAATGGACTTCACTTGATGTTGTCACCCTGACAAACTTAGAAGCAATCAGAGATGGATTTTTGCAATTGTGTTTTCCTTTGCTGGTTCTTTCCTCATCAATAAATGCATGTGGTTGCTGCTGGCAGCTGTTGTTTCCTCTGTCAAATCTGGATTATGGATCGGGAAGTGGTCTTAGTTACTCATGAATAGCAGCCAGGTTTTCTGAGGTCACAGCAGAGGTCTGAGTTTTAAGAAAGAGTTAGTatgtatgtttttcttctttttcttcttttttttatagatgTATCCTGTTGGGGATAATCTGTCAAACCCATCTCTTGTATGTCATGTCTCCACAGGCCATGCTAATGAGGCAGCAAGGCAGACTGGATGGTCGTGTTCAGAACATCGATGAGCAGCTCACCAAGCTGGAGTCAGACAAGACACTGATGAAGGTACAGTACAACACGCACATTTCATATACTTACAGAGACACTATTCTAAACATTatcagtacttttttttttcttctatgtCTTTACTTGTTTTCTGCTGAATGgtgttaataataatgtatgtaGTAAAGATGCTTATgctaaaaaaaatgcagaaataattGGTAACATGGCAAAGTTCTTTGTTAAAATTGGCACTCCAGTATTCAATATTGCACCTTCAGGGGACTCGCAAGAGACAGATTAAAGAAAGAATGGTGAAGTCAAAAGTGATGACCTTTTAGTCATTTCTTCTCAGACATGACAAAAACCTCCTCTTGACCCACCAAAGACATTATACAACTATTTTCAGTCATACTCTGCATTGCTAGTAAATtcatttttacatgtaaaagAGGTGCCCATatagtttatgtgtgtgtgtgtgtgtgtgtgtgtgtgtgtgtgtgtgtgtgtgtgtgtgtgtgtgtgtgtgtgtgtgtgtggtctccaACCTGTCCTTTCTTCACAGGATGCAGTGTCTGAACTGAAGGAGCGTGTGAGAGCTCAGTATCAGAGGATGCATGCGCTGCTAGAAGCGAACCAGGCTGAAACCCTGCAGATGCTGGAGAGCTCCTACACCATGtatgtgaggaaaaactcccagCAGGTTTTGCAGCTCAACGAGAAGCGCCAGGAAGCAGAAAAACTCCTGAGCTCAGTACAAATGTTCTTCAAAAGAGCAGACGGCATTAACTTCATGAAGGTACACATGCATTCACATCTGTATacagccacacaaacacacataatacacacacacctgctgaaAATGTTTTACAGTATTTGCATCAACATTGTCGCACACAAACCTCATTTGCACGAACGTTGATGCATGTACTCAGACAGACCACAGCAGGCTCATTGTCTATGTATTCTTCTGTTCACCTCATAGTAGCTGTTAGCGATATGTTCAAAGGCAGAAGGTGGGTTTGATCTTcttattgtctttttcagaacACAAAACCTTACCAGCTGCTAATGGACAGGTAAGCATTTCTATGCCTGTTTTCACTTTACTGGGACGTGACTGTGTTTAGCGTTTATCATATGTTAGACAATCAGGGTGAGGATGTACATAGAAGTGCATAACAACTTTATAAATATTGTAGTCACTTAATATGCCAAAGTGGTTCATTTCTTGCTGCTTTGATGCTTTTATACACACTTGTTTTGGTACACTGACCACTATCCTGCTGTAATCAAATATTGTTTTCCCAACCacaatttattttcatataCCTTTGCAAATTTGGAGGACTCTAGCAAATACAAAAGATATAGGAAATCAACCATACTTTATTTCTTTATCTCATTTTTCACATAATCCTACTCAAAATGTGTATGCATAAAGGAGAGATGTatacttcactgttgcatgtaAGGTATACGTCACCAGCAACATaggcttccagtctttgtgtcAAGTAAAGTGCAAGTCTCAAGGTGCAGAATGCATGTCAAGCAAGGTTGCAAACGGCTTATTAAATCTGGTCCACAGTATTTTATGTAtcgcttttttttttaggtcaaaCTCGCACATAAGTAGTGCTATCCCTCCATTCAGAGTGGGCCAGCTCAACTCTAATCATTTGCTATCTGAACTTTCAACAAGAGAAAAGAACATGCGAAAAATGCTGGAAGGTAAGAAAACATTGCAAGTAGGAGTAAATAAAGATGAGGGAAAAGTGTATTTTAGAATATTTAACATCAATCTCTGGGATATAGTATGATCAGAATTAACTGTTATCTCTTTCTGCCACACCACTACTTCTCAGAACCATTCAATGAGGCGCCTATTGTTGAGGTTGTCCAGTCTCACAGCAGCTCTGCTGGCTCCCATATGGGGACTGCTTCAGGACTACAGAAGAGGAAATATGGCATGGCGTTTCTGGAGAGTAACACAGCAAACTCCACCTCCCACGATCCTCCACCATTGCTCTACAGCAGCAAAAAACCCTTCCTGGCTGATCAGAGCCATCATGCTTCATCCATATATTCCTCTGAAGGCCTCTCCCAGAATCCTCACGACGGCCCCGGCCATAGCCGACTCCTTGACACTGCAGCCCATCACATGGTGGGTCTAGGGTCCAGTTCTAGCCACCACTCAGGGACCATATTCCCCTCCTCCCATTTCTCCAGTGGAGGTGCCTCGCAACAAGCCATGTACGAAGGGAGGAAAGTACTGATGTGCACTCTGAataactgctgctgctccagggCCCCCGCTGCTCGTGCCCGGCCTCCGTATCCAGCATTGGACTCCTTCCCCTCCATGACCTCTCAGGAGTTTCCCCCACATGCCACGCTACCTGCAAGCCAACCACTGCAGCATTTTCCCATGAGGGGACTGATGGAAGCCTCCCAGGCAGCCAGACACCCTGACTTCTACGGCCTGTACGGCCAGTCTTCAACCAAGCATTATGGGACCAAGTAATATACCAGAATCAGCATTTGTTCCGTTTTTATGAAATCAGAATTTCCATGTTTGCTTTTTGTTCTTTTCCATTTTGGTTCAGTTTGTGTCTGCAACACGCCTTCATGATAATGTCATTTACTTGAACCCATGCCCTGTTAATGTTGGTATCCTGTTTATTTCCTAAATCACAGTGACAGTAATAATGTTCTAATTTTCAAAACGGAGttagtatttttatttattttctgtttcaatTTGACTGGAAGTGCTAATGTGAATAATGTAGTCTTAAATCCATTCAAGCGGTGAACTAAAGAAACAACATATCCTTCATCACGGGTCCTGACATAGGACACCAGAGACTTCAGTGCCTAAAAAGACTGTTAACATGCTCTTATTGTACTTGCCAGTTCCTAGCTCTTGATTATTTCCTGTTTGTGGCTGAAAGCATGCAGGGAGCCTCTCCATGCACTCCAAAGTCCATGTGGCTTTAAAAACACACTGGACTCCAAATGCTTGTCAGGTTTTTCATGAATTTTTATACAAGATTATGAATAAACCAAAATCAGTGGAAAATATTGAATAAACAAGCATATTATATATACGACCTTTTGTCGTGATTTAAGCATTTTAAGTTTACACTTGTATGTAATCTTGTGGGCTTTTACCTGTGCTTATAGTGTAAACTGTATGGTATCTTTGTACTGAGAAGCACATAGTGTGGTTTGTTTAGGTTAAGAGGTTTTATAGTTTAACTCACTGGGTTACAGTTGAAATGTCAGAATTtcctgtaaaaaagaaaaaagaagcaaagCCATTATTGCAGTGCATCCCACCCTGCTATTCACCCACTATCTATTCATAGGCTCAAAGGAttgtaaatggaaaaaaaaaacactggatgACCACATGTTTAAGATCTACCGCATTCAGAGGAATCGTAGAACACAGTGGAGGAGGTTTGGACAATGATTTGTTACAGACCAGGCCACAGCAGGCCCATTATCTGCCAATTTAGGACAGTTCACTTCCTTGTCAACATCCTGGTCTCTGGCAAAATCTGTGTCTCATCCCTCTTTGTCTCATTATTGGAGCTCATTGTCAAGTTAGGTCAGAGAACAGGAATAACTGATGAGCAGCACCTCCCTCCCCtcagctctctctcttcatctcccGACTCTCTCGAGGTATCATTTGCTGGGGCTTGACacgtaggaggaggaggatttgAGCGGCAGATGATATAAGCACAGAGTTTTAATGAGAGCTGGGACAGCATAGTCATCTACTTATCTGTCACTCATACTCCTTTCATCACCCCCCCCCTCCGAGCTAGACCGTGAGATAGAGGGAGGGAGCTGAGGGGCGGGGTGGACGGCttagagggaggagaggagaaagggaGGAATGGTTAGAGAGGGGGGAAATACAGGGGGGGATACAGAGCAAGTGAGGCACATCACTTATTAATAGGTTATAAAATGTTCTGTCTTCCTGTTTCGTTCTCCTTTTCTCTTGtccagtctgttttttttattcaagagAGTGAATACATTTCTTAAATTTCTGATATCCTTACCAAAGAACCCGGCCCCTTTTAGCAGTGAACACATAAGGCAGAGTAGGAGAAGGAGGAGCTGAGGTTTAGTTACAGTGTGGCATGattctgactgtgtgtgtgtgtgtgtgtgtgtgtctaagccTATTAGCATTCCCCTTGAGCACCGTTCCTTCTGTGTTATTAATAAAACATAGAGTAGATAACCTGAAGGAGGCCATACCATTAATTTAATCCATATCATTTCATCTGTATCTGCATGTTTATATCAACGTTGCCATTTTAAACTGTAAAATCATCAAAAATTAGGgatttaaatgttaaacatgACTTGAATTCTGTCTGAATTTTAGTTTGAACAATATTTGGAATGCCTACTACAGATGATTACATAGTAATTTACCAACATTTGTATTAgcacaaacttgaaaaaaaaaggtatgcAGCTTTGTGCGTTTGGTTTGTGCCACCTTGTGTGCAGGCTTAGTGTGAGTCAattcttggtgtgtgtgtgtgtgtgtgtgtgtgtgtgtgtgtgtgtgtgtgtgtgtgtgtgtgtgtgtgtggcacagtGAGGTTACATATAGGGTAAAGGGTGATGTACTTGACAGCTGTGCTCTGTTGTGGCAGGTGTGTTGGAGCTGTATGTATGAGTACAACACGCCCCTGCCTGCAACAGGACATGagcctgtagtgtgtgtgtgtgtgtgtgtgttttttcaatGCATGGGGAACTGTCAGCTGTTGTGCAGCTGTTGTTTGTGTACTTTAGTCAATGGCTAGATCTACTTGGAGTTAGTTTTTACAGTGGGCACTCTCTCTGagtctttcacacacacattttcttgcCCAGAATTTATTATATTCTCAGGGTATATTTGCGTTTGCTAAAATGTTGATACTGTAACAGATGTTTGCATCCTGAGATGTCAGTAATAGCTCTGTAACATTCACATCGCAGCCACAGATCCACTTCTGCTTAAGGCAGATATCTTAAAAATGTTGGTGTCAGTCCCTTAGAATGGGCTTTGTAGATTTACCATTTTTGCGCTGATAAACACTTCATCAAAGAATAACTCCTGGAATCTACTGAACATCACAGACTGATATATAGCAGCTGAGGGTGGGGTTTTCCTCTGTAACTCAGGCCTTTGATAAATAATATTGACATAGTCCCAATACATTTGCACAGCTTGCAGCTTGCATAACCGTCCCGTTGGTTCAGGGGTGGATGTGAGAAGTGGCTGACATGGCAGCCTTAAGTATCGTAGCATGTGGAATAAACAAGTGGCCATTAGCGCTATTAGTCTGGGCACACAGATTCTCAGCAGTCCTTCCAGTAACACTGACAGGAACATGGACATGTACAGCATAATGCATACAGAGTGGCTATTCATCAACCATGCAGAATGCTAACCTTCATCTGATAAGGCCTTTGAAATCAGTGCCAAAACTCCAATCCAGGATaacagtgtacacacacacacacacacacacacacacacacacacacacacacacacacacacagtgcaaaaACATCAAAGAAAAATATCCGTGGCCAATGTTTATTGATCTCCAGGTCTATTTTTGCCTGTGGATATCATTGTAATATTAACCAGTCTTCTGTCGAGTTTCAGCTGAAGGGAAACAGGcaacaataaaacaatgtacatgtatataagTGAAATAAGCAAAGACAGGAAGGGTGTGTGCAGGGTAACTTTACCAGTTTGTATATATGAATATGGTAGGCGTTTTAGACTCCCTCTGTAGAGAACAGCTGTATGCAGTTATTGTGTGAAAATACAGTGGCGTGCCTCAGATGTTGCCATAGTAACTTTGGACCACACTGGAGTGACACATGCGTGTCAGAGGTGGAAACTAATAAAATATCTTTACTGAAGTACTTAAcattatgattatgattattattattattattgcagctgcaatattaataaattataaaatttTCTCTAAAAGGCTGTAgtagaaattattattatagacTTATTGTATCCTAAATTAAACCTTCATTTTATGAACTTTTGTCCATAAGATATATGAACATTTTGCTGGACAATTGAGgattttatttgtgtgttttgtgtatgtgtgtgtgtgagagatctTATGGTCTGGTCATGATGATGTGTCGATGACGAGCTAGCAAACAGGAAGTTGTTTCTGCCAGGTATTTAGCAAACAAACGACTTCTCAGATGAACATACATACTTTGAAGtggcactttattttttttagtgttCAGAATCTCATATACACCTATTTCAATTTTTCAGATTCTATGACAAACATACTTATTCTCTTACTTATTCAAGTATAGAAATTAAAAGAtgagataaacaaacaaacctaTAAATTAATCAACAAACATAACACCATAGTAAcaaaactataaataaaacagagagaaataatTTTCAATAAAGTGAAGCAATACAGTCACACTTCTGCCAGTGCTCAAGAAATTTTTCCATTCTTCGTTGAAGtggcattttttaaaagtaaaaaaacgcTAAAAATCCCCTGTTAACTGTCTCTCGGGTTCAATGTAGCGACATTGACAGTAATGCTACTCTCCAAAATAATCTTCATTCCAACATTTGAACGTGGATCGACACTTGAATGAACTAAATGAAGCCtacaacatacacatttttttctttacatatgCTAATGTTTTTACACACTAGATATCACATACATTAGTAAGAAATACTCCATCCGTATGTCTATTTGTTACCTAGTTCTCCCTATAGTGGCCTTGACATTGAGGTTCTCTATCAGAGTATGTTTACTAGTGTTGAACTGTCCTACTGCCTTATGCCAACCTGGCCCAGAtcacaagacagacagacagctgcagGTGGACAGACGACAGGCCCCTGGCAACCATGGCACATATCTGGATGGATTCACTCAGTCGGCATGAAGAGGAAATGTTTGGAACTGTGATATGCTGTTAATGATatcatgtttatgtgtgtgtgtgtgtgtgtgtgtgtgtgtgtgtgattagagTGGGCAGTATAACACTGAAGAGCAGCTGTTCTACACTCTTTCTTCCACTAGTGAACTATTGAACACAGAACCTCCAAACTCAGCAGGGTCGAGAATTGAAATCCACTGTGTTTTTTTACCGTAATAAATGCTGCTATTCTTCAGGACAGTACCTGTGGCGTTCTGGTTTGGGTGAACCAGTCTTTCATCACCTTGGTCAACTACGCCAACCGCAATGCTGCATCATCTTATTTCTCATCACATGGCAACAGCTTTTCTGTTATTTGATGAGAGTGGCGTAAAAAATTAGTGACTCAGCATCAGCAATATTTATGATGATGAAACTACTTCTGGCAAAGATGAAGTTGGATTATTTTGTACTTAATTGCTCTCACTGTACTTCATGGTACTTTCCAATCATCAACCATTTGTATTAAAAATCAGTAAtccatgtaggctactgtatgcTGATCTATAATACTTCCACAGATCAGCAGTTCTAAGCCCTCTCTTAATGTACTGAACATTAATGAAGCCAACCTTTttccagatacatttttttttatttgtctgcACCCATTCTCACCATATGGTTGATGGATAGACTTGTATTATATTTCACAAGCTGTTTGGAGAGTTGTGACATTTTCTGCTCATTTGGAGCTGTAAAAAGCTCATGTCCTCGCTGTCATTTGGACAGTTAAACTgtataattaaattaataatttcAGGTTTAACATAAAAATATGGAAGAACAGATGTGAACTATGTGACATAGGAGCACATAATTCAAAGAATAGACAAGTAAAGCTATGTTTCTAGTgcatatattaaaaaaaggacTCAAATTTAAACGAATGTGTCAGCAAAAAGAAAACTGCTAACACTGTCCCCCAAATGTCAGTGGAGTTTGACATGAAGGTAAATTCAAGTTTGACGAATAGGGGGAACTCTTCCCACAAGACATTTGACCTGGCAGTGAGTGatgtctcattttcattgacatTTCTTTCAACATGCTTCACCGTGTTAACCAGCAGATTGTTGCTGCCTATGCTACAGACACAAGCCCTGCTCTGGACGCAGCTTTAACTTCTACATCGAAGGTTAAGGACGTAACGCAccacacagacgctgcaccatAAAACCCTTATGCCCAATAAATGTGGTATAAATGTTCACAAAACTCCCACTCAGCGTACGCCGAGTTGGACGTGGTTTATGAGTCAGAAAATAAGAAGCAGCAGCACCTGCTCCGAGCCAAGGTGACATGAGGGTTACTCATCTTGTTGCTTCCCTTCACTCCCCACTTTACCCTAATAATGCTAAATCATCTATTTAAGCTTCCTCTGATTAAAGCATCcctaccctcctcctcctcctcctccttaatCCTGTCTCCTTGTTAGCAGAATGCTGCCATCAAGGACATCACACAGGTGGTCATTTCTCATGTTACCATGGCCGCAAATGGCATGACTTATTTGTTGGGACAACACTTGTCTAATGGACATCTGCTGCTCAGCGGTGTGGCTTGTTTGGCAGTTTCTCCCTCAACTTTTCCCTCTCCTACTCTCCCACTGTGCCACAGACATGCTGCCCATCATCATGCAGAGACAGGAGAGGTGTGATTTcactttactcaagtactgtacttaagtacaaattcgaggtacttgtacttgagtatttccattttatgcaactttatactGCTATTCCATCTCAGGGAAATActgcactttttactccacaacACAGCTCATTTTTCTGATTTCTCCCATCGCTTTCCCTGTATCTCCTCCTCCAGTCTTATCTTCATGGAGCCTGCAGCCTGCTTGCTCTTCCCACAGAAATGATAACAGAAATGATAACTGTGACAGATGGGCAAAACTTTTAACTGGACTGTGGTTTATTGGCTGTTGCAGTTGACAGTTATCTTCCAGATAAATCCTTTATTATACAGTAAAGTACAGCTAAGAACCACTTTTAAATGTGGAGTAAATGCATGTGATGAGAAAGATCTGTCTTTGTAATTTCctgtctctatgtctgtgtCCAAACTGCAATCAGAGTTAAGGAGCTCCAATGCATTTCAGTTAGTGTCAGTATGAATGAAGATAAAGTGCAGTACATCTACTTCAGCCAGGGTCTCTAATGAATCTGCAACAAACCTGTtgtacaatacaatacagtaatTTGCTGTTTACAGCCGCCTTGCAAAGACTATGTTTACACGTGAGGATGTTTGTACAGTGCAGATGGGATCGTGATGTGTATGTATTATTTGAGGATGCAGACTGAAACCTAATACAACCACATCTGCTTTCATGAAGCTTTAATATCACACTATTTACTGTCAACATTCAGCCACTCCAATGAGCTGTCCTTTGTTGGTGCTTTACTGTCAGCTTGGCCAATAATTCTACACAGTAACAGTCAACTTAGGAAGTGGTGCCTTCTGGTCAAatatttgcatttatttatttgtctagCTCTCCTCTCATGGTTCTGTTCTGTAGTTACATTGCTTTTTCATCTTTGGAGACTGTAGACCCACTGAATTCAGCTTTACTTTAATTAGACCATTTTGGTTATTTCCCTTAGGAGATttctatattttttgttttgt from Sander lucioperca isolate FBNREF2018 chromosome 15, SLUC_FBN_1.2, whole genome shotgun sequence includes the following:
- the trim8a gene encoding E3 ubiquitin-protein ligase TRIM8a, producing the protein MDESWKNCFEEELLCPICLNVFDEPIQLPCKHNFCRGCISEAWAKDNAAVRCPECNHDYEQKPTLEKNFKLANIVKRFNALNTEKVPAVLHCVLCRRGPPLPVRKVCLRCKEPCCQTHIQTHLQQPCAAPGHLLVDAEELSAWTCPSHEEYRLLHCEEEQVALCPFCCISHCTNQRHTVCDVDTQRIQMQAMLMRQQGRLDGRVQNIDEQLTKLESDKTLMKDAVSELKERVRAQYQRMHALLEANQAETLQMLESSYTMYVRKNSQQVLQLNEKRQEAEKLLSSVQMFFKRADGINFMKNTKPYQLLMDRSNSHISSAIPPFRVGQLNSNHLLSELSTREKNMRKMLEEPFNEAPIVEVVQSHSSSAGSHMGTASGLQKRKYGMAFLESNTANSTSHDPPPLLYSSKKPFLADQSHHASSIYSSEGLSQNPHDGPGHSRLLDTAAHHMVGLGSSSSHHSGTIFPSSHFSSGGASQQAMYEGRKVLMCTLNNCCCSRAPAARARPPYPALDSFPSMTSQEFPPHATLPASQPLQHFPMRGLMEASQAARHPDFYGLYGQSSTKHYGTK